The genomic segment TGAGGATTCGATAACATAGGCTAGCAAGGACAACAATTGGGCATCCCTTCATCCCATAATCCGGTTTCCGGCGTAATTCTCGCGTCTCATCCTATGCATATTGCATTTGGTGTAGACATCAATTACTACAGAGGCATGGGCGTCGCCATGACCTCCGTGCTGAGAAACAATCCTGGCATGACGTTCGTGTTCCACGTCTTTGCATTTTCTATTACCGATGACAGTCGGCGCCGCTTGGCGGAATTGGAAAGCCAGTACAACACTACCATCAATATCCACATGCTCCACACCAGCGTGTTGGCCGAGTTTTCGCAATTTCCCTGCTTTTCTCAGCATCCGCTAGGTACATTCGTTCGGCTCCTGATTCCCAATTTGCTTCAGGGAATTGCCAGTAAAGTACTTTATATGGATGCCGATATCTTGTGTATGGGAAAACTTGATGGATTATCCTCTATAGAAATAGATGACTATATAGCCGCAGTGGTTCATGATCAGATGGAAACCACGGCGAAGACACAAATTGCCAGATTGAATTTGTCGCATCATGAATATTTCAATGCGGGTGTCATGTACATCAATGTTGACAACTGGATAGCGAACGATTCGCAAAACAAGGCATTAACGATTTTGTCGACGCAGGAGTTGGTTTTTGCAGATCAGGACGCATTAAATATTGTGCTCAACGGGCACACAATATATATCGAAGAAAAATGGAATTTTCGCTACCATCTGGTGGATTTTCTCAGTAAGGGCGAGAAGCATTTGAAAGTAACAGAACCGGTTGTATTCATGCATTTTACCGGCCCTGTAAAACCTTGGCATGATTGGTGTTTGCACGAAGCAAGAGCCATATTCATTGAATATCAAGTGCAATCTTCTTGGGCAGATATGCCATTGGACCAGCCTAAAACTGTCAGGGAATTGAAGTTGTTTTCGAAATTTCTCATCAAGCAGCATAGAGTCGTTGATGGTGTGCTTTGGCATATTAGGTATTTATATGCAAGATTTATTCGTAATTTTAAGACTTTGACTGGGTAAATCCAAATATTATTGCATTACATTAATAGTATATTTTTAACGAAAGCTGAGTTTTCTTTTTTAAAGAAAATAAAGCAATAAGTTGTTCTTTGAATTTTAAAATATCCGCGAATCGGAGAAGCATTTGCGTTACTCGAAATTGCTGGTTACTGCCTTATTGATTGCATTTTATATACTGGCATTAGTTGTAGATCGATCTGCCGGGGTGATTTTTGGCCTGTTGTTATTATTTGGCCTAGTTTTCCTAGTATCTGGGAAAAAAGCGAATGATAAATCATTCGTTCAGTTAGTAAAAGAATACTGGCCGCTTCATCTGACAATGTGCGCCTGGCTAATTGCTGTATTGGCTAATCAGATTGGATCCGG from the Collimonas arenae genome contains:
- a CDS encoding glycosyltransferase family 8 protein, whose protein sequence is MGIPSSHNPVSGVILASHPMHIAFGVDINYYRGMGVAMTSVLRNNPGMTFVFHVFAFSITDDSRRRLAELESQYNTTINIHMLHTSVLAEFSQFPCFSQHPLGTFVRLLIPNLLQGIASKVLYMDADILCMGKLDGLSSIEIDDYIAAVVHDQMETTAKTQIARLNLSHHEYFNAGVMYINVDNWIANDSQNKALTILSTQELVFADQDALNIVLNGHTIYIEEKWNFRYHLVDFLSKGEKHLKVTEPVVFMHFTGPVKPWHDWCLHEARAIFIEYQVQSSWADMPLDQPKTVRELKLFSKFLIKQHRVVDGVLWHIRYLYARFIRNFKTLTG